One part of the Solanum dulcamara chromosome 3, daSolDulc1.2, whole genome shotgun sequence genome encodes these proteins:
- the LOC129881921 gene encoding pentatricopeptide repeat-containing protein At2g20540, which translates to MNMNFGFLTVNGLEDMFIPVLKNCKSTVFLKKIHAQIVKFSLSQSNYLVTKMVEICDKIGEIEYANLLFKQVENPNNYLYNCIIRTYTHKQRYFSCINVYKQMMEGTISPDEYTYPFVIRSCGAVLRVDVGEQFHGHVCRFGLYYSNVIANSLLDMYVKCDRMRDAHMVFDEMTDRDVISWNSLICGHVRLRQVRKARVLFDVMPDKSIVSWTAMISGYTKTGCYGDALDVFRRMQMVGVKPDWISLVSVLPACAQLGALELGKWIHFYAEKYGYLRKTSVCNALMEMYAKCGSVNEAWQLFNEISEKDVISWSTMIGGLANHGRAQEALKLFHEMQRSAVEPNEITFVGLLCACAHAGLCDDGLRYFDSMKNDYNIEPGIEHYGCLVDLLGRTGRLERALAIIKSMPVKPDSAIWGSLLSSCRTHRNIEIAVIAMEHLLELEPEDTGNYILLANIYADLGKWDGVSRMRKFIRSKSMKKTPGCSLIEINSLVQEFLSGDNSKPFSKDIHEVLELLALHQSKENDLVDTTLEYLSS; encoded by the coding sequence ATGAACATGAATTTTGGGTTTTTAACTGTCAATGGACTGGAAGATATGTTTATACCAGTGTTGAAAAACTGCAAGAGCACagtatttttgaagaaaattcaTGCCCAAATTGTCAAATTTTCTCTTTCACAGAGTAATTACTTGGTCACCAAAATGGTTGAGATTTGTGACAAAATTGGAGAAATAGAATATGCAAATTTGCTGTTTAAACAAGTTGAAAATCCAAATAACTATTTGTACAACTGTATAATCAGAACTTATACAcataaacaaagatatttttcatgtatcaatgtaTATAAGCAAATGATGGAAGGTACAATTTCTCCGGATGAATATACATATCCATTTGTTATTAGATCATGTGGTGCAGTTTTGCGTGTTGATGTTGGTGAACAATTTCATGGACATGTATGCAGATTTGGGTTGTATTATAGTAATGTGATAGCGAATTCGTTATTGGATATGTATGTTAAATGTGATCGAATGAGGGACGCACATATGGTGTTCGATGAAATGACTGACAGAGATGTGATTTCATGGAATAGTCTTATTTGTGGACATGTAAGGTTGCGTCAAGTGAGGAAGGCGAGAGTTTTATTTGATGTAATGCCGGATAAGAGTATTGTTTCTTGGACTGCTATGATTTCGGGGTACACGAAAACGGGGTGCTATGGAGATGCATTGGATGTTTTTAGGAGGATGCAAATGGTTGGAGTGAAACCGGATTGGATTAGTTTGGTTTCGGTTTTGCCTGCTTGTGCGCAACTTGGAGCGCTTGAGTTAGGGAAGTGGATTCATTTCTATGCGGAGAAGTATGGATATTTGAGGAAGACTTCTGTTTGTAATGCGCTGATGGAAATGTACGCGAAATGTGGAAGTGTAAACGAGGCTTGGCAGTTGTTTAATGAGATATCTGAAAAAGACGTGATCTCCTGGAGTACGATGATTGGAGGCTTAGCGAATCATGGTAGAGCTCAAGAAGCGCTGAAGTTGTTTCACGAAATGCAGAGGTCTGCTGTTGAACCGAATGAGATCACGTTCGTTGGTCTTCTATGTGCTTGCGCGCATGCTGGACTGTGTGATGATGGTTTGAGGTACTTTGATTCCATGAAAAATGATTACAACATAGAACCTGGGATAGAGCATTATGGTTGTTTGGTTGATCTTCTTGGGCGTACAGGACGTCTTGAACGAGCTCTTGCAATCATTAAGAGCATGCCGGTTAAGCCTGACTCTGCTATATGGGGTTCTCTGTTGAGTTCTTGCAGAACTCATCGCAATATTGAAATTGCAGTAATTGCAATGGAACATCTGTTAGAGCTCGAACCGGAAGATACAGGGAACTACATTCTACTCGCTAATATTTATGCAGATCTCGGAAAGTGGGATGGTGTATCAAGGATGAGGAAGTTCATAAGAAGTAAAAGCATGAAGAAAACACCGGGCTGCAGTCTGATTGAGATAAATAGTTTGGTCCAAGAATTTCTATCCGGTGATAATTCGAAACCATTCTCAAAAGATATCCATGAGGTTCTAGAGCTATTGGCCTTACATCAAAGCAAGGAAAATGATCTAGTTGATACAACGCTCGAGTACTTAAGTTCATGA